Proteins co-encoded in one Maylandia zebra isolate NMK-2024a linkage group LG16, Mzebra_GT3a, whole genome shotgun sequence genomic window:
- the LOC101484928 gene encoding olfactory receptor 2T11-like: protein MDDELNVTYITLDGYVELKRCGYLYFLIMVALYVLIIISNSTIVFLICIHRNLHEPMYIFIAALSVNSVVFSTAIYPKLFVDVLSEKQVISFSACQFQHFMYYSIGGSDFLLLSAMAFDRYVSICKPLKYPVIMRQTTINILLFLAWFLPGLQVAVSHALVLNNKLCNFTLKGIFCNNLLWKLYCESPRAAFIYGLIVLLNVAIFPVLFILFTYAKIFLITYRSSRDIQKKAAETCLPHLFVLSIFTTFCAYDVIIGQLEFDFPKTAQLIMTLQVVLYNPLFNPFIYGLKMKEISKHLKRLFCHVRCS from the coding sequence ATGGATGATGAATTAAATGTAACATATATAACCCTTGATGGTTATGTCGAACTTAAGCGATGCGGATatctatattttttaattatggTTGCACTTTATGTTTTAATAATTATAAGTAATTCAACCATTGTGTTCCTGATCTGCATTCATCGAAATCTCCATGAGCCTATGTACATTTTCATTGCAGCTTTGTCAGTGAACTCAGTTGTCTTCAGCACTGCGATCTACCCAAAACTCTTTGTTGATGTTTTATCCGAAAAACAGGtgatttctttttcagcatGTCAATTTCAGCATTTTATGTATTACTCAATAGGTGGCTCTGATTTCTTACTGTTATCAGCAATGGCATTTGACAGATATGTGTCTATATGTAAGCCTTTAAAGTATCCAGTCATTATGAGACAAACAACCATCAATATTTTGCTATTTTTAGCTTGGTTTTTGCCTGGCCTTCAAGTTGCAGTGTCGCATGCATTAGTTCTTAATAATAAACTCTGTAATTTCACTTTGAAAGGGATTTTTTGCAATAATTTATTGTGGAAACTTTACTGTGAGAGCCCACGAGCAGCATTCATTTACGGTTTAATTGTGTTGCTAAATGTTGCTATTTTTCCTGTGTTGTTCATACTTTTCACCTATGCAAAGATTTTTCTAATAACCTACAGAAGCAGTAGAGATATCCAGAAAAAAGCAGCAGAGACTTGCTTACCTCACCTGTTTGTTTTAAGCATTTTTACTACTTTTTGTGCATATGATGTCATTATAGGTCAATTAGAATTTGATTTTCCAAAAACTGCACAGTTAATAATGACTTTACAAGTGGTTTTGTATAACCCTCTCTTTAATCCGTTTATATATGgtctgaaaatgaaagaaatctctAAACACCTAAAAAGGTTGTTTTGTCATGTCAGGTgtagttaa